The following coding sequences lie in one Rutidosis leptorrhynchoides isolate AG116_Rl617_1_P2 chromosome 4, CSIRO_AGI_Rlap_v1, whole genome shotgun sequence genomic window:
- the LOC139839769 gene encoding beta-galactosidase-like encodes MMDIVLKKQGFVKMQKLKLINLMLVVILSNWGCLCTGSVSYDHKAISINGQRKILLSGSIHYPRSTPEMWPDLIQKAKEGGLDVIQTYVFWNGHEPQPGQYYFEDRYDLVKFIKLIKQAGLYVHLRVGPYACAEWNFGGFPVWLKYVPGISFRTDNGPFKAAMEKFTRHIVNMMKAERLYETQGGPIILSQIENEYGPMEYEIGAPGRAYTQWAAKMAVGLGTGVPWVMCKQDDAPDPIINTCNGFYCDYFSPNKNFKPKMWTEAWTGWFTEFGGAVPYRPAEDLAYSVAKFIQSRGSFVNYYMYHGGTNFGRTAGGPFIATSYDYDAPLDEFGLKREAKWGHLKDLHRAIKLCEPALVNSDPTIINLGNYQKAYVYNYKAGGCAAFLSNNNRAAYATVNFRNQNYNIPPWSISILPDCKNTVFNTARVGSQTSLMQMKSDGGGFVWQSFIDQTESYDDNAYTTHGLLEQLNITRDSSDYLWYMTDVKVGSNEGFLRSGKWPTLTVFSAGHALHVFINGQLAGTVYGSQKNPKLTFNQPINLRPGLNKISLLSIAVGLPNIGPHFETWNAGVLGPVTLYGLDEGKRDLTWQKWSYKVGLKGEILSLNSLMGSSSVEWIQGSLVSQKQPLTWYKTNFNAPGGNEPLALDMSSMGKGQIWINGQSIGRYWPAYTARGSCSTCSYAGYFDENKCLSNCGEASQKWYHVPRSWLKPRGNLLVVFEELGGNPYGITLVKRSIYSVCADIYEWQPSLMNYEMQASGKVSKPLRPKAHLSCSPGQKISSIKFASFGTPLGGCGSYQEGGCHAHNSYDAFNKLCVGQNSCTVPVTPEIFGGDPCPKVMKKLSVEAICS; translated from the exons ATGATGGATATTGTGTTAAAGAAACAGGGGTTTGTTAAAATGcagaaattaaaattaataaatttaatgTTGGTGGTTATTCTGAGCAATTGGGGTTGTTTATGTACTGGCTCAGTTTCATATGACCATAAAGCTATCTCCATTAATGGACAAAGAAAAATTCTTCTTTCTGGATCTATTCATTATCCAAGAAGCACTCCTGAG ATGTGGCCAGATCTTATTCAGAAGGCCAAAGAAGGAGGATTGGATGTGATTCAGACTTATGTTTTTTGGAATGGGCATGAACCACAACCTGgtcaa TATTATTTTGAAGATAGGTATGATTTGGTGAAGTTCATTAAGCTAATTAAGCAAGCTGGACTTTATGTTCATCTCAGAGTTGGTCCTTATGCTTGTGCTGAATGGAACTTTGG CGGTTTTCCTGTTTGGTTAAAATATGTCCCTGGAATTAGTTTCAGAACAGATAATGGTCCTTTTAAG gCTGCTATGGAAAAATTTACAAGGCACATAGTGAATATGATGAAAGCAGAAAGATTATATGAAACTCAAGGTGGTCCAATTATTTTATCTCAG ATTGAAAATGAGTACGGGCCAATGGAGTATGAAATTGGTGCACCTGGTCGAGCCTACACGCAGTGGGCAGCTAAGATGGCTGTGGGTCTAGGCACCGGTGTTCCATGGGTCATGTGTAAACAAGATGATGCCCCTGACCCAATT ATTAACACTTGCAATGGTTTTTACTGTGACTATTTCTCACCCAACAAAAACTTCAAACCGAAAATGTGGACAGAAGCATGGACAGGATG GTTTACAGAGTTTGGAGGTGCGGTTCCTTATAGACCGGCTGAAGACTTAGCGTATTCGGTGGCTAAGTTTATTCAAAGTCGTGGATCTTTTGTCAATTACTATATG TACCATGGAGGAACAAATTTTGGGAGGACAGCGGGTGGCCCGTTCATCGCAACAAGCTACGATTATGATGCTCCTCTTGATGAATTTG GACTAAAACGAGAAGCGAAGTGGGGCCATCTGAAAGATCTGCATAGAGCCATAAAACTATGTGAGCCTGCTTTAGTAAATAGTGATCCCACTATTATCAATCTCGGAAACTATCAAAAG gcatatgtttataattataaagCTGGAGGTTGTGCTGCCTTTTTATCAAATAACAACAGAGCTGCTTACGCAACCGTAAATTTCCGAAACCAGAATTACAATATTCCTCCTTGGTCTATCAGCATACTACCTGACTGCAAGAATACCGTTTTTAATACGGCAAGG GTTGGTTCACAAACTTCGCTAATGCAAATGAAATCCGACGGGGGAGGATTTGTTTGGCAGTCGTTTATCGATCAAACGGAATCGTATGATGATAACGCGTATACGACACATGGGTTATTGGAGCAACTCAATATTACTAGAGACTCGTCGGATTATTTGTGGTACATGACAGA TGTCAAGGTGGGGTCCAACGAGGGGTTCTTAAGAAGCGGGAAGTGGCCTACCCTTACGGTCTTTTCCGCAGGTCACGCTCTGCATGTTTTCATCAATGGTCAACTAGCAG GAACGGTGTATGGAAGTCAAAAAAATCCGAAACTAACTTTCAATCAACCCATAAATCTAAGACCTGGTCTGAACAAGATTTCTCTACTAAGCATTGCTGTTGGTCTCCCG AATATTGGTCCACATTTTGAGACATGGAATGCTGGTGTTCTTGGTCCTGTTACACTCTACGGTCTCGATGAAGGAAAGCGTGACTTGACTTGGCAAAAATGGTCTTATAAG GTCGGACTTAAAGGTGAAATTCTAAGTCTTAACTCACTCATGGGTAGCTCATCTGTCGAGTGGATTCAAGGCTCATTGGTgtctcaaaaacaacccttaacttGGTATAAG ACTAATTTTAATGCACCGGGTGGGAATGAACCGTTGGCTCTAGACATGAGCAGTATGGGGAAAGGTCAAATATGGATAAATGGTCAAAGCATTGGACGTTATTGGCCTGCATACACGGCCCGTGGATCTTGTAGTACTTGTAGTTACGCTGGCTATTTTGATGAAAATAAATGCTTAAGTAACTGTGGTGAAGCATCACAAAAATG GTATCACGTACCTCGATCCTGGCTAAAACCAAGAGGAAACTTGTTGGTGGTTTTCGAAGAATTGGGAGGAAACCCGTATGGAATAACATTGGTTAAAAGATCCATTTACAGTGTGTGTGCTGATATATACGAATGGCAGCCTTCGTTAATGAATTATGAGATGCAAGCTTCAGGTAAAGTCAGTAAACCGTTGAGGCCAAAAGCACATCTTTCGTGCAGTCCAGGTCAGAAGATCTCGTCAATCAAATTTGCTAGCTTTGGCACCCCGTTAGGCGGTTGTGGTAGTTATCAGGAGGGTGGCTGCCATGCACATAACTCCTATGATGCCTTTAACAAG TTATGTGTTGGACAAAATTCATGCACGGTACCGGTAACACCCGAGATTTTTGGAGGTGATCCTTGCCCAAAAGTAATGAAGAAGCTCTCAGTTGAAGCCATTTGCAGCTGA
- the LOC139845649 gene encoding transmembrane 9 superfamily member 7, with protein sequence MKRSSDRFISTIIISIIFFISSSESFYLPGVAPRDFQRGDALQVKVNKLSSTKTQLPYEYYYLNYCKPKHVTNSAENLGEVLRGDRIENSVYTFLMREEQPCKAGCRVKLDAATAKKFKEKIDDEYRVNMILDNLPVAVLRQRRDGSQSTTYEHGFRVGFKGNYAGSKEEKYFINNHLSFRVMYHKDLETDSARIVGFEVTPNSINHEYKDWDEKNPQLTTCNQNTKNIIQGSTVPQEVDTDKDVVFTYDVTFKESDIKWASRWDTYLLMNDDQIHWFSIINSLMIVLFLSGMVAMIMMRTLYRDIANYNQLDSQDEAQEETGWKLVHGDVFRAPEHSGLLSVYVGTGVQLFGMTLVTMIFASLGFLSPSNRGGLMTAMVLLWVFMGLFGGYSSARIYKMFKGTEWKKNTLKTAFMFPGILFAIFFVLNALIWGEKSSGAVPFGTMIALVCLWFGISVPLVFVGSYLGSKKPALEDPVKTNKIPRQVPEQAWYMKPVFSILIGGILPFGAVFIELFFILTSIWLNQFYYIFGFLFIVFVILIITCAEITVVLCYFQLCSEDYHWWWRAYLTAGSSAMYLFLYSIFYYFTKLEITKLVSGILYFGYMLIASYAFFVLTGTIGFYACLWFVRKIYASVKID encoded by the exons ATGAAACGGAGCTCCGATAGATTCATATCAACTATCATCATCTCAATCATCTTCTTCATTTCATCGTCTGAATCATTCTATCTTCCCGGCGTTGCTCCACGTGATTTTCAAAGA GGAGATGCTCTTCAAGTTAAAGTGAACAAGCTTTCTTCTACCAAAACACAACTTCCTTATGAGTACTATTACTTGAATTATTGCAAGCCTAAGCATGTTACAAACAGTGCTGAAAATTTGGGGGAGGTGCTTAGAGGTGACCGCATTGAGAACTCAGTGTACACG TTTCTTATGAGAGAGGAACAACCATGCAAAGCTGGTTGTCGAGTTAAGCTTGATGCTGCTACTGCaaagaaatttaaagaaaaaaTTGACGATGAGTACAGAGTTAATAT GATCTTAGATAATCTCCCAGTTGCTGTTCTTAGACAAAGACGGGATGGTAGTCAGTCAACCACTTATGAACACGGTTTCCGGGTTGGTTTTAAAGGAAACTATGCAGGG AGCAAAGAAGAAAAGTACTTCATCAATAATCATTTGAGCTTTAGAGTCATGTATCACAAGGATCTTGAGACTGATTCTGCTCGAATTGTGGGTTTTGAAGTTACTCCAAACAG TATTAATCATGAGTATAAAGATTGGGACGAGAAAAACCCTCAACtaacaacatgcaaccaaaatacCAAAAATATAATCCAAGGAAGCACTGTACCTCAGGAAGTTGACACAGATAAGGATGTGGTATTTACATATGACGTTACTTTTAAG GAGAGTGATATCAAGTGGGCATCACGATGGGACACTTACCTCCTTATGAACGATGATCAAATTCATTGGTTTTCAATCATTAATTCCTTGATGATAGTCCTATTCCTTTCAGGAATGGTAGCTATGATCATGATGAGAACACTCTACAGAGATATTGCAAACTACAATCAATTAGATTCACAAGATGAAGCTCAAGAAGAAACTGGATGGAAACTTGTCCATGGAGATGTTTTTAGGGCTCCAGAACATTCTGGATTACTCTCTGTATATGTCGGGACCGGTGTACAGCTTTTCGGAATGACTCTGGTAACCATGATATTTGCATCTCTCGGGTTCTTATCACCCTCAAACCGTGGTGGCCTTATGACTGCTATGGTTCTTCTATGGGTATTCATGGGATTATTCGGTGGTTATTCTTCAGCCCGGATATACAAAATGTTTAAGGGTACAGAATGGAAGAAGAATACATTGAAGACGGCCTTTATGTTTCCCGGTATTTTATTTGCAATTTTCTTTGTTCTGAATGCACTGATCTGGGGAGAAAAATCATCTGGAGCTGTACCATTCGGAACCATGATCGCACTTGTTTGTTTATGGTTCGGCATATCAGTCCCGTTAGTCTTTGTTGGTAGCTACTTGGGTTCTAAAAAACCCGCCCTCGAAGATCCAGTAAAAACTAACAAAATCCCGAGACAAGTACCCGAGCAAGCTTGGTACATGAAACCCGTTTTCTCGATTCTCATTGGCGGCATCCTTCCTTTTGGGGCGGTTTTCATTGAGCTATTTTTCATACTAACCTCCATATGGTTGAACCAGTTTTACTACATATTTGGGTTTCTGTTCATCGTGTTTGTGATCTTGATCATCACGTGCGCAGAGATAACAGTTGTGCTTTGCTACTTCCAGTTATGCAGTGAAGACTACCATTGGTGGTGGAGGGCTTATTTGACAGCTGGCTCATCTGCAATGTACCTTTTTCTGTACTCAATTTTTTACTACTTTACTAAGTTGGAAATCACAAAGCTGGTTTCGGGTATCCTCTACTTTGGGTACATGTTAATTGCTTCGTATGCGTTCTTTGTGCTGACGGGTACAATTGGTTTCTACGCTTGTCTTTGGTTTGTTCGCAAGATTTATGCATCTGTGAAGATAGACTGA